In Nonomuraea muscovyensis, one genomic interval encodes:
- the truB gene encoding tRNA pseudouridine(55) synthase TruB gives MTESGLIIVDKPAEWTSHDVVARMRRLAGTRRVGHAGTLDPMATGVLVVGVEKATRLLGHLALTEKVYTATMRLGVTTNTDDAEGEVTATASAAAVDPAEIHKGVAALTGDIMQVPPQVSAIKVDGKRAYKLARAGEEVALAARPITVHAFEVLDVRPHDDVIDVDAVITCSSGTYIRALARDLGAGLGVGGHLTRLRRTRVGPYDLSTARTLDELAAECVILPIGEAVAAAFPRRDVTAEEARTVRHGGPLPATGLGAGPIGVFGPDGELLALMEERGRSAKALAVFV, from the coding sequence ATGACCGAGAGCGGCCTGATCATCGTCGACAAGCCGGCCGAGTGGACGTCACACGACGTGGTGGCGCGGATGCGCCGCCTGGCCGGCACCCGCCGGGTCGGCCACGCGGGCACCCTCGACCCGATGGCGACCGGTGTGCTGGTGGTCGGCGTGGAGAAGGCCACCCGGCTGCTCGGCCACCTGGCCCTCACCGAGAAGGTCTACACCGCCACCATGCGGCTCGGCGTCACCACCAACACCGACGACGCCGAGGGCGAGGTCACCGCGACCGCTTCGGCGGCGGCGGTCGACCCGGCCGAGATCCACAAGGGCGTCGCGGCGCTCACCGGTGACATCATGCAGGTGCCACCCCAGGTCAGCGCGATCAAGGTGGACGGCAAGCGGGCCTACAAGCTCGCCCGCGCGGGCGAGGAGGTGGCGCTCGCGGCCCGTCCGATCACCGTGCACGCCTTCGAGGTGCTCGACGTCCGCCCGCACGACGACGTGATCGACGTGGACGCGGTCATCACCTGTTCCAGCGGCACCTACATCCGGGCACTGGCCCGTGACCTCGGAGCCGGCCTCGGCGTGGGCGGCCACCTGACGCGGCTGCGCCGCACCCGGGTCGGCCCGTACGACCTGAGCACGGCTCGCACGCTCGACGAGCTGGCGGCCGAGTGCGTGATCCTGCCCATCGGCGAGGCCGTGGCGGCGGCGTTCCCGCGGCGCGACGTGACGGCCGAGGAGGCCCGCACGGTTCGGCACGGCGGGCCGCTGCCCGCGACCGGGCTCGGCGCGGGACCGATCGGGGTGTTCGGCCCCGATGGGGAGCTGCTCGCGCTCATGGAGGAGCGGGGCCGGTCGGCCAAGGCGCTGGCGGTCTTCGTTTAG
- a CDS encoding DHH family phosphoesterase, translating to MTPDVRDRVERQSRAARPPGGTARATVGAPGGGPIGGPGGGPSGGPGGGPSGGAGGGAADGAVTGAGRVPESTWARALELISGADEIALACHVSPDGDALGSMLATAFVLRSLGKRVVASFGDRYFAVPRLLRFLPGQEMLTPPGDFPAAPELMITFDSASPDRLGLLRSNVAAAREVIVVDHHPSSSGFGTLGLVDPKASATAMLVEQLIYRLGGTLDRDIAICLYAGLVTDTGSFRHSSTTPAAHQMAARLVATGLRTDEIARELWDRSPFGYLKVLAAAFDRVVLDGALVWTYVTRVDRAAYGLPYAELEGIIDIVRRTDEAEVAAVLKEDDEGAWQVSTRSKGAVDVGALCAELGGGGHHTAAGFTSHDSVEATMAKFLELLGKVR from the coding sequence GTGACGCCCGACGTACGCGACCGCGTCGAACGGCAGTCCCGCGCCGCCCGCCCGCCGGGCGGGACGGCGAGGGCCACCGTGGGCGCGCCGGGCGGCGGCCCGATCGGCGGCCCCGGTGGCGGCCCGAGTGGCGGTCCTGGTGGCGGACCGAGCGGCGGTGCGGGTGGCGGTGCCGCGGACGGCGCGGTGACCGGTGCCGGCCGCGTACCCGAGTCCACGTGGGCGCGCGCCCTGGAGCTGATCTCCGGGGCCGACGAGATCGCCCTGGCCTGCCACGTGTCACCCGACGGCGACGCCCTCGGCTCCATGCTGGCGACCGCGTTCGTGCTGCGCTCCCTCGGCAAGCGGGTGGTCGCCTCGTTCGGAGACCGGTACTTCGCGGTGCCGCGGCTGCTGCGTTTCCTGCCGGGCCAGGAGATGCTGACCCCTCCCGGCGACTTCCCGGCGGCGCCCGAGCTGATGATCACGTTCGACTCGGCGTCGCCCGACCGGCTCGGCCTGCTCCGCTCGAACGTCGCGGCGGCCCGCGAGGTCATCGTGGTCGACCACCACCCCTCCAGCTCCGGCTTCGGCACGCTCGGCCTGGTCGACCCGAAGGCGTCTGCGACCGCCATGCTCGTCGAGCAGCTCATCTACCGGCTCGGCGGCACGCTGGACCGTGACATCGCCATCTGCCTGTACGCCGGGCTGGTGACCGACACCGGCTCGTTCCGCCACTCCTCGACCACGCCGGCGGCCCACCAGATGGCCGCCCGGCTGGTCGCCACCGGCCTGCGCACCGACGAGATCGCGCGGGAGCTGTGGGACCGCTCGCCGTTCGGCTACCTCAAGGTGCTGGCCGCCGCGTTCGACCGGGTGGTGCTCGACGGCGCCCTCGTGTGGACGTACGTGACGCGGGTGGACCGGGCCGCCTACGGGCTGCCGTACGCGGAGCTCGAAGGCATCATCGACATCGTCCGGCGCACCGACGAGGCCGAGGTGGCGGCGGTGCTGAAAGAGGACGACGAGGGCGCCTGGCAGGTGTCCACCCGTTCCAAGGGCGCGGTCGACGTGGGCGCGCTCTGCGCGGAGCTGGGCGGCGGCGGCCACCACACCGCGGCGGGGTTCACCTCGCACGACAGCGTCGAGGCGACCATGGCCAAGTTCCTGGAGCTGCTGGGGAAGGTGCGATGA
- the rbfA gene encoding 30S ribosome-binding factor RbfA, which produces MVDAARARKLADRIQQIVAEMLERRIKDPRLGFVTVTDTRITADLREATVFYTVFGSDAERADSAAALESATGIIRSEVGRQTGVRFTPTLTFKHDPLPDSARQLDDLINAARAKDEEVARQAAGAAYAGEADPYKKPDEDEQAGPEAP; this is translated from the coding sequence ATGGTGGACGCAGCACGAGCGCGCAAGCTCGCCGACCGCATCCAGCAGATCGTCGCCGAGATGCTGGAGCGCCGGATCAAGGACCCGCGTTTGGGCTTCGTCACCGTGACCGACACGCGCATCACGGCTGACCTGCGTGAGGCCACGGTGTTCTACACGGTGTTCGGCTCCGACGCCGAGCGGGCCGACAGCGCCGCCGCCCTGGAGAGCGCCACGGGCATCATCCGCTCGGAGGTGGGCAGGCAGACCGGCGTGCGCTTCACCCCGACACTGACCTTCAAGCACGACCCGCTGCCCGACAGCGCCCGCCAGCTCGACGACCTGATCAACGCCGCCAGGGCGAAGGACGAGGAGGTGGCGCGCCAGGCCGCGGGCGCCGCCTACGCCGGCGAGGCCGACCCGTACAAGAAGCCCGACGAGGACGAGCAGGCGGGACCCGAGGCACCGTGA
- a CDS encoding DUF503 domain-containing protein: protein MYVGALTLDILLGDVHSLKQKRSVVRPLVAELHRRFPGVAVAETGHLDLHRRAEVGIAVVSASAGNCKEVMDACERMVAFRPEIELLSARQRLYNDED, encoded by the coding sequence ATGTATGTGGGTGCTCTGACCCTGGACATCCTGCTCGGCGACGTTCACTCGCTGAAGCAGAAGCGCTCCGTCGTGCGGCCTCTGGTCGCCGAGCTGCACCGGCGCTTTCCCGGCGTCGCCGTGGCCGAGACCGGCCATCTCGACCTGCATCGCAGGGCGGAGGTCGGCATCGCGGTGGTCTCCGCCTCAGCGGGCAACTGCAAAGAGGTCATGGACGCCTGCGAGCGGATGGTGGCCTTCCGCCCTGAGATCGAGTTGCTGTCGGCAAGGCAGCGGCTCTACAACGACGAAGACTGA